In a genomic window of Alphaproteobacteria bacterium:
- the secG gene encoding preprotein translocase subunit SecG produces MQSVVLVIHLILALAIIGLVLLQRSEGGGLGIGNSGGIGNFASAKGTANALTRMTAIFALGFFITSLSLGILAARQSTVSRGILEQVDAETLKKAEAEAPVQTGPQIEFSPPEKLQEAENPEGGTEDGPSAPVAGGEGSKDAQTPEKTSEPLKEEKAPQDAVSLKESPEKVKPEEKATPEASVKQNPEETKAKDSPVKPADKTEPKKD; encoded by the coding sequence ATACAGTCCGTTGTTCTGGTCATTCACCTGATTCTGGCCTTGGCAATCATAGGCTTGGTCCTGCTTCAGCGTTCGGAGGGTGGAGGATTGGGGATCGGTAATAGCGGGGGAATCGGTAACTTCGCCTCGGCCAAGGGAACAGCAAACGCCTTGACCCGCATGACCGCGATTTTTGCGCTCGGTTTCTTTATCACTTCCCTGTCTCTCGGAATATTGGCCGCAAGGCAAAGCACGGTCAGCCGCGGAATTCTGGAGCAGGTCGATGCGGAGACGCTTAAGAAAGCCGAAGCGGAAGCGCCTGTCCAGACCGGCCCGCAAATCGAGTTCTCTCCTCCTGAGAAATTGCAGGAAGCAGAAAATCCTGAAGGAGGCACAGAAGACGGGCCATCTGCACCCGTGGCGGGCGGCGAAGGCAGCAAGGATGCACAGACCCCTGAAAAAACGTCTGAACCTTTAAAAGAAGAGAAAGCGCCGCAAGACGCAGTTTCATTAAAAGAAAGCCCCGAAAAAGTAAAGCCTGAAGAAAAAGCAACGCCGGAGGCTTCCGTAAAACAAAACCCCGAAGAGACCAAGGCCAAAGACTCGCCCGTGAAACCCGCGGACAAGACGGAACCAAAAAAAGACTGA
- a CDS encoding peptidyl-prolyl cis-trans isomerase → MSLLALSVLGLVFMDVQGVLRGGVGGTDVARVGNQTIGLRAFDHLARMSLSRYQMSPRESYAKDPSVLMDILHGEVRSNQVLLESEVFGLSINDKKLQQELIARIKPSQQDGESLQQTLDRVLRSQGLSEGDFIESYNREVVGDVVIEAVQSGFEYSSKDLAGDLFRLQNHTREISLINFLQSDIQDVKIPDDGELLKIYEDTKAAQYKIDERRVVQVAFIDGAKLEETLDINEQSVQKYYDENIEQFFVSEQRLLEQAIVPNEDAAKKILSLVLNQKLELSEAKKKISPQEGTYVPSAPFTDDMLIADLKDGVFKAKAGDTVGPFHTLIGYHVITIKDVVKPHTKTFEDAKTEIQEELEKTELADRLVEVSESLEDILAKGTSFEEAAKTVPLIVTVFRPFTALGFDIEGKDVFDGIDKIDTADKDIILQEAKLLQEGETSRVFELPSGRFAALHLLEIIPESFKPFEDVKNDLIDQHREDQRRTKNSQRVTSARKAIGEGTKNFVDIAKEYKKEAQNIASVKLYGPIDSPLLDEHRAALFQAKIGDVFSLTYKGGILLVLVRGASIPDFSELDSEQIEKIQGQVSDELKSEVFSHYVYSIGRRHPAFINESLLSSFYGASSLVKNP, encoded by the coding sequence ATGAGCTTGCTGGCCCTTTCAGTTCTCGGGCTGGTCTTCATGGATGTACAGGGCGTTCTGCGCGGTGGCGTGGGTGGGACGGATGTTGCGCGGGTAGGGAATCAAACCATTGGCCTGAGGGCGTTTGACCATCTGGCCCGGATGAGTCTTTCCCGATATCAAATGTCTCCTCGGGAGTCATATGCAAAGGACCCTAGTGTGCTTATGGACATTCTTCATGGGGAGGTACGTTCTAATCAGGTACTTCTTGAATCTGAAGTTTTCGGATTAAGCATCAATGACAAAAAGCTTCAACAAGAGCTTATCGCGAGAATTAAGCCCTCTCAGCAAGATGGAGAGTCATTGCAGCAAACTCTTGACCGCGTTTTGCGATCACAGGGGCTAAGCGAAGGCGATTTTATAGAAAGTTATAACCGTGAAGTTGTCGGAGATGTCGTGATCGAAGCCGTTCAATCGGGTTTTGAATACTCTTCCAAAGATTTGGCGGGCGATTTATTTAGACTACAGAACCATACTAGGGAGATTTCTCTGATTAACTTTCTGCAATCAGATATTCAAGACGTAAAAATTCCCGACGATGGTGAGCTACTCAAAATTTATGAAGATACGAAAGCTGCACAATATAAGATTGATGAGAGAAGGGTTGTTCAAGTTGCGTTTATAGATGGGGCAAAATTAGAGGAAACACTTGATATCAACGAGCAGTCTGTCCAAAAATATTATGATGAAAATATTGAGCAGTTTTTTGTTTCGGAACAGCGACTTCTTGAGCAGGCTATCGTTCCTAATGAAGATGCAGCAAAAAAAATTCTTAGTCTTGTCCTAAACCAAAAGCTAGAACTCTCTGAAGCCAAGAAGAAGATTTCTCCTCAAGAAGGCACCTATGTCCCTTCTGCGCCGTTTACTGATGATATGCTTATTGCTGATTTAAAGGACGGTGTCTTTAAGGCAAAGGCTGGTGATACTGTCGGTCCCTTTCATACCTTGATTGGTTATCATGTTATTACGATTAAGGACGTTGTTAAGCCGCACACTAAAACATTCGAAGATGCCAAGACTGAGATTCAGGAAGAACTGGAAAAGACAGAATTAGCGGATCGTTTGGTGGAGGTATCGGAAAGTCTTGAAGATATTCTGGCGAAGGGAACCAGTTTTGAAGAGGCGGCAAAAACTGTTCCGTTAATAGTCACTGTTTTTCGCCCCTTTACTGCTTTGGGGTTTGACATTGAAGGTAAGGATGTCTTCGATGGAATAGATAAGATCGACACAGCCGACAAGGACATTATTCTTCAAGAAGCCAAGCTGCTGCAAGAGGGAGAAACTTCTCGTGTTTTTGAGTTGCCCAGCGGTCGATTTGCAGCATTGCATCTGTTGGAAATTATTCCAGAGAGCTTTAAACCATTTGAAGATGTTAAAAACGATTTGATCGATCAACACAGAGAAGATCAAAGACGGACAAAAAACTCTCAAAGAGTTACTTCGGCGCGAAAGGCCATAGGTGAGGGAACGAAAAATTTTGTCGATATTGCTAAGGAGTACAAGAAGGAGGCTCAAAATATTGCATCCGTTAAATTATACGGTCCTATAGATAGTCCTCTTCTTGATGAACACAGAGCAGCGTTATTCCAGGCCAAAATTGGCGATGTTTTTAGCTTAACTTATAAGGGAGGCATTCTTCTGGTTCTTGTAAGGGGAGCAAGCATCCCTGATTTTTCTGAGCTTGATTCTGAGCAGATTGAAAAAATTCAGGGGCAAGTTTCTGATGAGTTAAAGAGCGAAGTTTTTTCGCATTATGTATATTCCATTGGCCGACGTCACCCTGCTTTCATCAATGAAAGCTTGTTGAGCAGCTTTTACGGTGCTTCATCTCTTGTAAAAAATCCGTGA
- the trpE gene encoding anthranilate synthase component I has protein sequence MTAKSNKQFLSSFSSNLPQVLSFSFSSDLETPVSAYLKLCGESSYSFLFESVEGGEKLGRYSIIGMEPDLFWRCSRGQVEIRTDGGWVKSDIAPLDSLRETIAASVIPEFPAELPPMCSFGLFGYVGYDMIRLVEKIPDDNPDELNIPESLLIRPTVLAIFDNVKHKICLVTSVFEHAGNSKRGAEKVYHEARSRLQRVHEKLIQPLDKKLLMHRSVLDTPLPVHSNFEAEDYRSAVRQAIEYINAGEVFQVVPSQRFTAPFDLPAFELYRSLRSLNPSPFLFHLQLEDFVLVGSSPEILVRVRDDTVTIRPIAGTRKRGETPQEDKALAEDLLADPKERAEHLMLLDLGRNDVGRVAEVGSVKVTEQFVVELYSHVMHIVSNVEGKLRSDLDIVDALFAGFPAGTVSGAPKIRAMEIIDALEPTRRGFYAGGVGYFSGKTLDTCIALRTALVKDGKVYVQAGGGVVADSDPESENQECHNKARAIIRAAELAIEKFKG, from the coding sequence ATGACTGCGAAATCAAATAAACAGTTTCTTTCATCTTTTTCCTCAAACTTACCGCAAGTCCTAAGTTTTTCGTTTTCTTCCGACCTCGAAACCCCTGTCTCAGCCTATCTGAAGCTTTGCGGGGAAAGCTCTTATTCCTTTCTTTTCGAATCCGTTGAGGGGGGAGAGAAGCTCGGGCGTTATTCGATTATCGGCATGGAGCCGGATTTATTCTGGCGGTGTTCGCGGGGACAGGTTGAAATTAGGACGGACGGCGGCTGGGTGAAGAGCGATATTGCGCCTCTGGATTCCCTGCGTGAGACGATTGCCGCCAGTGTTATTCCCGAGTTCCCTGCAGAACTGCCGCCGATGTGCTCTTTCGGACTGTTCGGGTATGTAGGCTATGACATGATCCGTCTGGTTGAAAAAATTCCCGACGATAATCCCGATGAACTCAATATACCTGAGAGCTTGCTGATCCGGCCTACGGTTCTGGCGATCTTCGATAATGTGAAGCATAAAATCTGCCTCGTGACGTCCGTATTCGAGCACGCAGGTAATTCCAAGCGTGGTGCTGAAAAAGTTTACCACGAGGCTCGTTCCCGGCTGCAGCGGGTTCATGAGAAACTTATTCAGCCTCTGGACAAAAAACTGCTTATGCATCGTTCGGTCCTGGATACACCCTTGCCCGTCCATTCGAATTTCGAAGCGGAGGATTATCGGTCCGCCGTTCGCCAAGCGATCGAATATATCAACGCCGGGGAAGTCTTTCAGGTCGTGCCCTCGCAGCGTTTTACCGCCCCGTTCGATCTTCCTGCGTTCGAGCTTTACAGGAGCCTGCGGAGCCTTAACCCTTCGCCCTTTCTTTTTCATTTGCAATTGGAAGACTTTGTGCTTGTTGGGTCGAGCCCGGAAATACTCGTCCGTGTGCGGGATGACACCGTGACCATCCGCCCTATCGCCGGGACGCGCAAGCGTGGGGAAACTCCACAAGAAGATAAAGCTCTGGCGGAGGATCTACTGGCCGATCCGAAGGAGCGGGCTGAGCACCTGATGCTTCTTGATCTTGGGCGCAACGATGTGGGCCGAGTAGCCGAGGTCGGATCCGTGAAAGTTACCGAGCAATTTGTGGTTGAGCTTTATTCCCATGTGATGCATATCGTTTCCAACGTCGAGGGCAAGCTGCGGAGCGACCTTGATATTGTGGATGCGCTTTTTGCCGGATTTCCGGCAGGCACGGTGAGCGGCGCACCCAAAATCCGTGCGATGGAAATCATCGACGCGTTGGAGCCTACACGGCGCGGGTTTTATGCCGGAGGTGTTGGATACTTCTCAGGGAAGACCCTTGATACCTGCATTGCCTTGCGGACGGCGCTTGTTAAAGATGGCAAGGTTTATGTTCAGGCCGGGGGCGGCGTGGTGGCGGACAGCGATCCGGAATCCGAAAATCAGGAATGTCACAACAAGGCACGGGCGATTATCCGCGCTGCCGAGTTGGCGATTGAGAAATTCAAGGGATAA
- a CDS encoding class I SAM-dependent methyltransferase — translation MQPLSFREFEHQFWDKTSKPYDEGLGEVTAQTVPAILQTLKLSTGQTLLDVACGPGYITRSSLGQGIKVTGMDFSSAMIDLAQATFPDQAFQVADAENLPFAENAFDAVSCNFGMMHFSQPEKAIAEAHRVLKNQGRYVFTLWNTPENSPAMNLIFKALKAHAENKLQAPEGPPFFFYAIEDNAFKAFRQSGFKTWDRQVLTCEWPIASAESYVRHFYDGGARIGGTLRAQTPQTLEKIIAHIQNNLVASGGERMYALPVSVVMYSAVK, via the coding sequence ATGCAGCCCCTGTCATTCCGGGAGTTTGAGCATCAATTCTGGGACAAAACCTCAAAGCCCTACGACGAAGGGTTGGGAGAGGTTACGGCACAGACGGTTCCCGCTATTCTGCAAACACTGAAATTAAGCACCGGACAAACCCTGCTGGATGTCGCCTGCGGTCCCGGATACATCACGAGATCAAGCTTGGGGCAGGGGATAAAAGTCACGGGCATGGATTTTTCCAGTGCGATGATTGATTTGGCGCAGGCCACTTTCCCCGACCAAGCATTTCAGGTCGCCGATGCGGAAAATTTACCTTTTGCTGAAAACGCCTTTGATGCGGTCTCCTGCAATTTCGGCATGATGCACTTCTCGCAACCTGAAAAAGCGATAGCCGAAGCTCACCGTGTTCTAAAAAATCAAGGCCGCTATGTTTTTACCCTCTGGAACACACCGGAAAATTCCCCGGCCATGAATCTGATTTTTAAAGCGTTGAAGGCCCACGCTGAAAATAAGTTGCAAGCGCCCGAAGGTCCGCCTTTTTTCTTCTACGCCATTGAGGACAATGCGTTCAAAGCCTTCAGGCAAAGCGGTTTCAAAACATGGGATAGGCAGGTTCTAACCTGCGAATGGCCGATCGCCAGCGCCGAATCCTACGTGCGCCATTTTTATGACGGAGGCGCACGCATCGGCGGCACCTTGCGGGCACAAACGCCGCAGACTCTGGAAAAGATCATCGCGCATATTCAAAACAATCTAGTGGCGTCCGGCGGCGAAAGAATGTATGCCTTACCGGTATCCGTGGTGATGTATTCGGCAGTCAAATGA
- a CDS encoding divergent polysaccharide deacetylase family protein, which yields MRYVKPKADPSKTLAIILIGACLMLLVDLFVLDGKSVIWPPKPRKEISKEEIARIKDQHSKYLDQGILAPAAASPQDQFIKQVNLEPQKSGQSDTVAALPYEEFYYNTPSLAPDEIAPAAGEPATEIETQQETHPPDPYFKTELQPFVDEDIRESAPPDMVQPEPEKQAKTPEPEEITSKQKTVPLKLAAAPQTKELSALPAAVPPQKTKTSIKSGTVVIIIDDMGLSAHSREVENLPGPLTLAYLPYAEGLPARTAYAKRRGHELMVHMPMQPQNANVDGGPTLLRGDQSEEKFKNLLQYNLERFEGFVGVNNHMGSKLTTNRKAMKIVMEELRRRGLYFIDSKTIGSSIAAQVASETGLKFAERDIFLDHEISLSFVRSALRKVEITAKQKGYAIAIGHPHEVTIQALKEWLPTLNDKGLTLRPASVVVHYSSPTILVAHTPQTQVESAVKKPNATKDEPLPVTGPVPPAPAPESPSAFVVKEDGSIVIP from the coding sequence ATGAGATATGTGAAACCCAAGGCCGACCCCTCCAAAACGCTGGCGATTATTCTCATCGGCGCCTGCCTGATGCTCTTGGTCGATCTCTTCGTGCTGGACGGCAAAAGCGTCATCTGGCCGCCAAAGCCCCGCAAGGAAATATCGAAAGAAGAAATCGCCAGAATCAAGGATCAGCATAGCAAGTATCTGGATCAAGGCATTTTGGCTCCAGCCGCAGCGTCGCCACAAGATCAATTTATAAAGCAGGTAAACCTTGAACCGCAGAAATCGGGGCAAAGCGATACCGTCGCCGCCTTGCCCTACGAGGAATTTTATTACAACACCCCGTCTCTGGCGCCAGACGAAATCGCCCCGGCCGCCGGAGAGCCAGCAACAGAAATAGAGACACAGCAGGAAACCCATCCACCGGACCCTTATTTCAAGACCGAACTTCAGCCTTTCGTTGACGAGGATATCAGGGAAAGTGCACCGCCGGATATGGTCCAGCCAGAACCAGAGAAACAGGCAAAAACGCCTGAACCAGAGGAAATAACGTCAAAGCAAAAAACTGTACCTTTAAAGCTTGCCGCCGCCCCACAGACTAAGGAATTGAGTGCCTTGCCTGCAGCCGTGCCCCCTCAAAAAACAAAAACTTCTATAAAAAGCGGCACGGTCGTTATCATCATCGACGATATGGGCCTCAGCGCTCATAGCCGCGAGGTCGAAAATCTGCCCGGTCCGCTGACGCTGGCCTATTTGCCCTATGCGGAAGGCCTTCCAGCCCGCACCGCCTACGCCAAAAGGCGGGGCCACGAACTCATGGTCCATATGCCCATGCAACCCCAAAATGCGAATGTTGATGGAGGTCCAACGCTTCTGAGGGGCGATCAAAGCGAGGAAAAATTCAAAAACCTTCTGCAATATAATCTCGAGCGCTTCGAAGGTTTCGTCGGTGTAAACAACCATATGGGCAGCAAGCTGACGACAAACCGCAAGGCCATGAAAATCGTCATGGAAGAGCTGCGGAGGAGGGGGCTGTATTTCATCGACTCCAAGACAATCGGGTCTTCCATAGCCGCACAGGTTGCCAGTGAAACAGGATTGAAATTTGCCGAACGCGATATTTTTCTCGACCACGAAATTTCCCTATCCTTTGTCAGGAGCGCCCTAAGAAAAGTGGAGATTACGGCCAAACAGAAGGGCTATGCCATAGCCATAGGTCATCCGCACGAAGTCACGATACAGGCATTGAAAGAATGGTTGCCGACCTTAAACGACAAGGGGCTAACACTCCGTCCGGCCAGCGTGGTCGTTCATTACAGTTCTCCAACCATTCTGGTCGCGCATACCCCGCAAACGCAGGTGGAGAGCGCCGTGAAAAAGCCGAATGCAACAAAGGATGAGCCTCTACCCGTAACCGGGCCTGTGCCTCCCGCACCGGCGCCGGAAAGCCCGTCCGCCTTTGTCGTCAAGGAAGACGGATCGATCGTTATCCCTTGA
- the kdsA gene encoding 3-deoxy-8-phosphooctulonate synthase produces the protein MTEKTVKVGTIEIANSKPFVLIAGPCALESRDHAFEMCGALKQLTQQLGIPLIYKTSFDKANRTSLFGIRGLGMDKGLEVLSDVRKTFGVPVLTDVHQPTQCKDVGDVVDVLQIPAFLCRQTDLLIAAAKTGKAINIKKGQFLAPWDMTNVAAKVSQSGNENILLCERGASFGYNTLVSDMRSIPIMAKTGYPVIYDATHSVQQPGGQGTASGGDREMVPVLARAAIAVGVAGVFMETHQDPDKAPSDGPNMVKLSVLPEILKTLLKLDIIAKSL, from the coding sequence ATGACAGAAAAAACCGTAAAAGTCGGAACGATAGAAATCGCCAACAGCAAGCCTTTTGTGCTGATCGCCGGACCGTGCGCCCTCGAAAGCAGGGATCATGCCTTCGAAATGTGCGGTGCCCTCAAACAGCTGACCCAGCAACTGGGCATCCCTTTGATTTACAAAACTTCCTTCGACAAGGCCAACCGGACCTCTCTGTTCGGGATACGAGGCTTAGGGATGGATAAAGGTCTGGAGGTTCTCTCCGATGTACGCAAGACGTTCGGCGTCCCCGTGCTGACCGACGTTCACCAGCCGACCCAGTGCAAGGATGTAGGTGACGTGGTGGATGTTTTGCAAATTCCCGCCTTCCTCTGCCGCCAGACCGACCTTCTGATTGCTGCTGCAAAAACCGGAAAGGCGATCAACATCAAAAAGGGCCAGTTTCTGGCCCCTTGGGATATGACCAATGTCGCGGCCAAAGTCTCACAAAGCGGCAATGAAAACATTCTTCTGTGCGAACGGGGCGCCAGCTTCGGATACAATACGCTAGTCTCCGATATGCGCTCGATCCCCATCATGGCCAAGACGGGTTACCCGGTGATCTACGATGCCACCCATTCCGTTCAGCAGCCGGGCGGGCAGGGGACGGCCTCCGGGGGCGACCGCGAAATGGTACCCGTTTTGGCGCGGGCCGCGATTGCGGTAGGCGTGGCGGGAGTTTTCATGGAAACCCATCAGGATCCGGACAAGGCGCCCTCCGACGGCCCGAACATGGTCAAGCTCAGCGTTTTGCCTGAAATCCTTAAGACTTTGTTAAAACTTGATATTATTGCAAAATCGTTATAG
- a CDS encoding CTP synthase, translating into MTRYIFITGGVVSSLGKGLASAALGALLQARGYRVRLCKLDPYLNVDPGTMSPFQHGEVYVTDDGAETDLDLGHYERFTGVPAKGTDNTTTGRIYTSVLQKERKGDYLGATIQVIPHITNEIKDFIREKEGTAEFVLCEIGGTVGDIESLPFLEAIRQFGNEVGHQRALFIHVTLLPYIPAAGELKTKPTQHSVKELMSAGIRPDILLCRADRPIDEEERAKIALFCNIDRKKVIPAIDVGSIYEVPLTYHREGLDQQVMESFGIKDIPNLDLSIWRNIVHNIKAPEGEVTIAIVGKYTNLADSYKSLNEALTHGGIGNKVKVNLKFIESQIFEAEDPEDYLRGVHGILVPGGFGERGAEGKIRAAGYARDKKIPYFGICFGMQMAVIEVARSLCGLKGANSTEFGPCKDPVIGLMTEWIKGNTKEKRTAQTDLGGTMRLGSYPALLTKGSKVSKAYGKKEIRERHRHRYEVNINYREALENAGLIFSGLSPDGNLPEIVEIKDHPWFIGVQYHPELKSKPFDPHPLFVSFIEAAVKQSRMV; encoded by the coding sequence ATGACCCGTTATATTTTTATCACCGGCGGCGTGGTATCCTCCTTGGGAAAAGGCCTCGCCTCCGCCGCTCTGGGCGCGTTGTTGCAGGCGCGGGGCTACCGGGTCCGCTTGTGTAAGCTTGATCCCTACCTGAACGTTGATCCCGGCACGATGAGCCCCTTCCAGCACGGCGAAGTCTACGTCACCGATGATGGCGCTGAAACCGATCTCGATCTCGGCCACTACGAACGCTTCACGGGCGTCCCGGCCAAGGGAACCGACAACACCACCACAGGCCGCATCTATACCAGCGTCCTGCAAAAGGAGCGCAAGGGCGACTACCTCGGCGCAACGATACAGGTCATTCCCCACATCACCAATGAAATCAAGGACTTCATCCGCGAAAAGGAAGGCACGGCCGAATTCGTTTTGTGCGAAATCGGCGGCACGGTCGGAGATATTGAAAGCCTCCCGTTTCTTGAGGCCATCCGGCAATTCGGCAACGAAGTAGGGCATCAGCGCGCCCTGTTTATCCACGTCACGCTTTTGCCTTATATCCCTGCTGCGGGCGAGTTGAAAACCAAGCCCACCCAGCATTCTGTCAAGGAGCTTATGAGCGCGGGGATCAGGCCGGACATACTTCTCTGCCGTGCCGACCGTCCGATCGATGAGGAAGAGCGGGCTAAGATCGCACTCTTCTGCAACATAGACCGCAAGAAAGTCATCCCTGCCATCGACGTCGGCTCGATCTACGAGGTGCCTCTGACCTACCATCGCGAAGGGTTGGACCAGCAGGTGATGGAGAGTTTCGGCATCAAGGATATCCCCAACCTCGACCTCTCGATCTGGCGGAATATCGTCCATAACATCAAGGCGCCGGAAGGTGAGGTCACGATAGCCATCGTCGGCAAATACACGAACCTTGCCGACAGTTATAAATCCTTGAACGAGGCTCTGACCCACGGCGGTATTGGCAACAAGGTCAAGGTAAACCTCAAATTCATCGAATCACAGATTTTTGAGGCCGAAGACCCTGAAGACTACCTCCGCGGTGTTCACGGTATCCTTGTCCCCGGTGGTTTCGGAGAAAGGGGCGCAGAAGGAAAAATTCGAGCCGCCGGTTATGCCCGCGACAAGAAAATCCCATATTTCGGAATCTGTTTCGGAATGCAGATGGCCGTCATCGAAGTGGCCCGGAGTCTTTGCGGTCTGAAGGGCGCCAACTCAACCGAATTCGGCCCCTGCAAGGATCCCGTCATCGGCCTGATGACCGAATGGATCAAGGGCAATACGAAAGAAAAGCGCACCGCGCAAACCGATCTCGGCGGTACCATGCGCCTCGGCTCTTACCCGGCGCTCCTGACCAAGGGATCAAAGGTGAGCAAAGCCTACGGGAAAAAGGAAATCAGGGAACGCCACCGGCACCGCTATGAGGTCAACATCAACTACCGCGAAGCCCTTGAAAACGCCGGTTTGATTTTTTCCGGTCTCTCTCCGGACGGTAACCTGCCGGAGATCGTCGAGATCAAGGATCACCCGTGGTTTATCGGTGTCCAATACCACCCTGAACTGAAGTCCAAGCCCTTCGATCCGCACCCGCTCTTCGTGTCTTTCATCGAAGCAGCGGTCAAGCAAAGCCGCATGGTCTGA
- a CDS encoding triose-phosphate isomerase, whose protein sequence is MKKLIAGNWKMNLGAQKAAALALDILKGLDNELALTKNCDFLICPPYVHLPPLNQVIKASEMKMALGAQDCSAHESEGAYTGEIQASMLADYGCTYVIVGHSERRKDHGETDETVKAKARAAHKAGLAAIICIGETEEEREQGREQEVVGQQLKQSLPESANAMNTVIAYEPIWAIGTGKTAKTEDVAQMHGFIRKNLGGPVLQGQNVRILYGGSMKPENAGELLATPNVDGGLIGGASLKADLFLAIGRAVLKK, encoded by the coding sequence ATGAAGAAGCTGATCGCAGGAAACTGGAAAATGAACCTCGGGGCGCAAAAGGCCGCGGCTTTGGCTCTGGACATATTAAAGGGTTTGGACAACGAGCTGGCATTGACAAAAAATTGCGATTTTCTGATCTGCCCACCTTATGTTCATCTCCCGCCGCTGAATCAGGTTATCAAAGCCTCCGAAATGAAGATGGCGCTGGGGGCGCAGGATTGCTCGGCGCATGAATCCGAAGGCGCCTACACCGGGGAGATTCAAGCGTCCATGCTTGCGGATTACGGCTGCACTTATGTAATCGTAGGCCATTCCGAACGCCGGAAAGATCACGGCGAGACCGATGAAACTGTAAAAGCTAAAGCCCGCGCTGCACACAAGGCAGGTTTGGCTGCGATTATCTGCATCGGAGAAACCGAAGAGGAAAGAGAGCAGGGCAGGGAACAAGAGGTTGTAGGACAGCAGCTTAAACAAAGCCTTCCGGAATCAGCCAACGCCATGAATACGGTCATCGCCTACGAGCCGATCTGGGCCATCGGAACAGGCAAAACGGCTAAAACCGAAGATGTCGCGCAAATGCACGGTTTTATAAGAAAAAATCTCGGTGGCCCTGTCCTTCAAGGGCAGAATGTAAGAATTCTATACGGTGGCTCTATGAAACCCGAAAACGCCGGAGAACTTCTGGCGACACCGAATGTGGATGGGGGGCTTATCGGCGGTGCCAGCTTGAAGGCCGATCTGTTTCTTGCTATTGGTAGGGCCGTATTGAAAAAGTAA
- a CDS encoding aminodeoxychorismate/anthranilate synthase component II, translating to MNITLIDNYDSFTYNLVQYFGDLKAQTRVYRNDQKTVQEVLDEEPDALVISPGPSDPDHAGICLELIRKTADTDIPLFGVCLGLQAMAQAFGGRVVRAPKPMHGKISAIRHQGQTVFKRLPSPMNVTRYHSLIAEKASLPDCLSVTAETEDGLIMGLSHKTKAIHGVQFHPESIATSHGHDLLKNFLELVR from the coding sequence ATGAATATTACCCTGATTGATAATTACGACAGTTTTACCTACAACCTCGTGCAGTATTTCGGGGATTTGAAGGCACAGACGCGTGTTTATCGGAACGATCAGAAGACCGTTCAGGAGGTTCTGGATGAGGAACCGGATGCGCTCGTGATTTCCCCCGGACCGAGCGACCCCGATCATGCGGGAATCTGCCTGGAACTGATCCGCAAGACCGCCGATACCGACATTCCGTTGTTCGGCGTTTGTCTTGGACTTCAGGCCATGGCGCAGGCGTTCGGCGGCAGGGTCGTTCGCGCTCCGAAGCCGATGCACGGGAAAATTTCTGCAATCCGGCATCAGGGGCAGACCGTTTTCAAAAGACTCCCCTCACCTATGAATGTCACGCGTTATCATTCGCTGATCGCCGAGAAGGCCAGTCTGCCGGATTGCCTGTCTGTGACCGCTGAAACCGAAGATGGGCTGATTATGGGTTTATCGCATAAAACAAAAGCCATTCACGGTGTCCAGTTTCACCCGGAGAGCATCGCCACTTCGCACGGCCACGATCTTTTGAAGAATTTTTTGGAATTGGTGCGCTGA